Proteins encoded in a region of the Suricata suricatta isolate VVHF042 chromosome 10, meerkat_22Aug2017_6uvM2_HiC, whole genome shotgun sequence genome:
- the EIF3L gene encoding eukaryotic translation initiation factor 3 subunit L isoform X2, with translation MNCRPVVCPAMSLTRRYMRSRTSMRTDAVFLILYKELYYRHIYAKVSGGPSLEQRFESYYNYCNLFNYILNADGPAPLELPNQWLWDIIDEFIYQFQSFSQYRCKTAKKSEEEIDFLRSNPKIWNVHSVLNVLHSLVDKSNINRQLEVYTSGGDPESVAGEYGRHSLYKMLGYFSLVGLLRLHSLLGDYYQAIKVLENIELNKKSMYSRVPECQVTTYYYVGFAYLMMRRYQDAIRVFANILLYIQRTKSMFQRTTYKYEMINKQNEQMHALLAIALTMYPMRIDESIHLQLREKYGDKMLRMQKGDPQVYEELFSYSCPKFLSPVVPNYDNVHPNYHKEPFLQQLKVFADEVQQQAQLATIRSFLKLYTTMPVAKLAGFLDLTEQEFRIQLLVFKHKMKNLVWTSGISALDGEFQSASEVDFYIDKDMIHIADTKVARRYGDFFIRQIHKFEELNRTLKKMGQRP, from the exons ATGCCGTCTTCCTGATTTTGTACAAGGAATTATACTATAGACATATATATGCCAAAGTCAGT GGAGGACCCTCCTTGGAGCAGAGATTTGAATCCTACTACAACTACTGCAATCTCTTCAACTACATTCTTA ATGCTGACGGTCCTGCTCCCCTCGAACTGCCCAACCAGTGGCTCTGGGATATCATCGATGAGTTCATCTATCAG TTCCAGTCATTCAGCCAGTACCGCTGTAAGACCGCCAAGAAGTCGGAGGAGGAGATTGACTTCCTTCGCTCCAATCCCAAGATCTGGAACGTTCACAGTGTGCTCAATGTGCTTCACTCCCTGGTGGACAAGTCCAACATTAACCGGCAGCTGGAGGTGTACACGAGCGGAG GCGACCCCGAGAGCGTGGCCGGCGAGTATGGACGGCACTCCCTGTACAAAATGCTAGGCTATTTCAGCCTGGTGGGCCTCCTGCGGCTGCATTCCCTGTTGGGGGATTACTACCAGGCCATCAAGGTGCTGGAGAACATCGAACTGAATAAGAAG AGCATGTACTCCCGGGTGCCTGAGTGCCAGGTGACCACTTACTACTACGTCGGATTTGCCTATTTGATGATGCGTCGCTACCAGGATGCCATCCGGGTCTTTGCCAACATCCTCCTCTACATCCAGAGGACCAAGAGCATGTTCCAGAGGACCACATACAAGTATGAGATG atcAACAAGCAGAACGAGCAGATGCACGCGTTGCTGGCCATCGCCCTCACCATGTACCCCATGCGGATCGACGAGAGCATCCACCTGCAGCTGCGGGAGAAGTACGGGGACAAGATGCTGCGCATGCAGAAGGGCGACCCGCAGGTCTACGAGGAGCTCTTCAGCTACTCGTGCCCGAAGTTCCTGTCGCCCGTGGTGCCCAACTACGACAACGTGCACCCCAACTATCACAAGGAGCCCTTCCTGCAGCAGCTGAAGGTGTTCGCCGACGAGGTGCAGCAGCAGGCCCAGCTCGCCACCATCCGCAGCTTCCTCAAGCTCTACACCACCATGCCCGTGGCCAAGCTGGCCGGCTTCCTGGACCTCACGGAGCAGGAGTTCCGGATCCAGCTCCTGGTGTTCAAGCACAAGATGAAGAACCTGGTGTGGACCAGCGGCATCTCTGCCCTGGACGGCGAGTTCCAGTCCGCCTCGGAGGTGGACTTCTACATCGATAAG GACATGATCCACATCGCAGACACCAAGGTTGCCAGGCGCTATGGGGATTTCTTCATCCGGCAGATTCACAAATTTGAGGAG ctCAATCGAACCCTGAAGAAGATGGGGCAGAGACCCTGA